GAGGAGTGTTATTTCTAACATTTTGAAAAGACATCTCAAGTTGTTTCTGAGGGGATCTCATccacaagttttggatcatCACCTGATGTGATCTAGTTTAACTAGCACCTCCTCCTCCTGTAAGAATAGGATGGGGGATGAAGTATTACTTATTAGCATCAAAACCTAAATCTTTTGTCACAGCTATTTTGCATAATCATACAGCAAGAAGTGGAGTAATACCTTTTTAAAGTTGCACctttgcattttatatttgggaCTTAACCCATCAAGGAGTGTTGCCTCCTCCTAGTGGCAGTTAGAAGGGATTTAAGGATAATGAATGTCAAAGTATGGTTAAGATTAAGACCCCAATTTCCAACTTTCTGCAAAGTGCGTCACACATAGACAAGCTTCAGTATGCAGTTGATATGTACACTACTATTTCCATTCTGTATTAATTGAGGCAGGCCTTAACTTTTTGTTGGCTGGTAGTAACTGATTTTGTGCTGTAATATTCTTTTTTGCATGATCAGGCAATTGAAAAAAGAATTTCTGTCTATTCTCAAGTGCCAGTTGAAAATGGGGAACTCATACAAGTATTAAGGTAGGGATCTAATTTGCATACTAGCGAAGTATTCTTTGTGAATAGGAAGGCTGATATGTGTCAGTATCAAGGCTAACATTTGCAGCAGCGCAGGTATGAGAAGAGTCAGTATTACCAACCGCATCATGACTACTTCTCTGATTCTGTAAGTTATTTAGCCTTCTTAAATATTGGGACAATTTTCTTTACAGATATTGCTCATCAGTTGTCTTAAAATCTTTTACtcttttgttgtgaaaaaaatcaaaatcattttccCCCTTGTTTCATGTCAGTTCAATGTGAAGTATGGCGGTCAGCGCATAGCAACAGTCCTCATGTATTTAAGTGATAACGTTGAAGGAGGAGAAACATATTTCCCTATGGTAATTAACTTATAAAATTTGATGCTTAATTTCTATGTTGTTTCTTTAGATAGAGGAATGGTAGAACTAATCTTGCTTTAGGTTATTGAGAACtttaatgttttcattttcagagAAAATGACAATCATCTTATCATAATTGTCATATTTGAGCCATTTTCCAACTTATCTTGACAATTTTCATTTCCCAGTAACCTTTGCCTCAGGTTTCTGGCTTTgccgaaaaagaaaatagaaaatgagcAATTTAAATAACCAAACATGCCCTGAACTTTTCCTCAAATGAATATATGCATAACATATGTATCTTTTGATGGGTCTGTTTGGAAGTCCCTTGACCTAAGGACAATGCCTAGGAAAAAGTTGTTGGGCTGTGGGTAAACTCTAGAGCCAAGTTGGTCCTGCAGGTGGTTGACACACAAGTCACCCTCTGATTAATTTTCTTCCTTCCAACTTGcagatatttttttattaaaaaaaaagtgatccATGGTTCCGATGACCTTCAAACATAGGCACCTCTAATATCACCATCATGCACTAGAATAatgaatttcaacaaaatattttaacagGATCTTGGGCTTGATGACCTGGGTTGTTGAATGGTCTGTTGCTGGGCACCAGCCTAAAATTGGGTCACTAGCTGACCTGAGTATTAAACAAGACTATTGGATTGCAGGCTAGATGGGCTTGCTCAAGTACAAAAGAAATAGTCATACCATCAAATAGAACAAGTGGGGTTAGGTCACTTTTGAAGTTAAAACTTTCATCTATCAGATTGTtgattttctctccatttttgtCTAGGAAAGTATTATATCTTCTTGAAGTTTTGTTGCATAATATGCTTAAATTTTTTACTGATTAATTCTCAGGCTGGTTCGGGTGAATGTAGCTGTGGTGGGAAGAAGCTCAAGGGGATGTCTGTAAAACCAAATAAAGGAGATGCTGTGCTTTTTTGGAGCATGGTTTGTTTCCTTAATGTTTATTAAGtttgagcattttttttatggttcttTATTGAAATATGGTCTGCAACCCCTTAATTGTTTAACAATGACAATGTAATGCTTGTCAGAAATAAAAGAGGGCAAAAGAGAActagaaaaaaagaaggggggggggggtgtctaagctaatatttgaaatattagATAATGAATATTAAACCTAGACGTAAAACTGTAAAAGAATGCCCCAATATGGTTTTCCCCCCTTTCGCAATAGTTCTGTGAtgattattaatatataaaaaaatttaaaaattaaaaaaaaaaaaaaagaaaaaagaaaaaaagatgctacatataatcaattataattttctttactaAATATCATGATGCtccaattataaatttttttttaattaagctttctatttAATTGTCAGGCCTAATCATGTCTATGATTATTTTACTTGTCTTGATTCTTTCAGGGACTAGATGGACAGTCGGATATAAATAGCATACATGGAGGATGTGAGGTGCTCTCAGGTGAAAAGTGGTCGGCTACGAAATGGATGAGGCAGAGAGCTCTCTCGCCACCATAGCTTTACCAATACAATCtctaaaaaatatactaaagGGGTCCCTTTTcatgggttttttcttttcccctggTAGATTGGACACATGTTTAAATGGTCAGTGAATGTGAATAATGTCATATGTAAGTTATAAATTAAGCCTAAAATCCAAAAGTGTTGGTGAAAATACCAAATAATCAAAGTCCATATGATTAGCCAGAGCGAGTTAAGGACTTTATGTGGTCACATTTTGTGGCTCCAGTGTAGATACAGGGCCTCCTCATGGGAGATTctgaaaacacttaaaaattaCATGTTAGAAATAAGTGACCTTTTAAgtgaagaatataaaatttttttttcactggttaGAAATACTACATAAATACCCCACCCATCCCCCTCCGGTGCTTGAATTTAGGTCCCTGTGCCCCATGCACCTAAGACTTGGGAGGACAACATACCTTGTGGTGAGGAGTATAATGTTgttcaaataaaaagaagtaaaagagTGAGATGCTTCCAATGCACTATAtttaaagtctttgatggttgaataagaaatctaagATTCAATCTCTGTctacacaaaaaattgattgatattttggtctaatgataaagagttattatcaaaAGAGTATGCTACAaattgaaactattttttttaaaaaaaagtactgtGCCTGTAAGAAGGAATACAATTTTGGGACAGTAGGTTACAAATTACCCCTTTCCTCCTCTCTGTCTCATGAATTTCACTTATACAAGtatattcattttatatattttctccTTAAATGAAAAGCATGCACATATCAGTCTAACGTGTGTTCCTTCTGTTTAAGAAATTTCCCATATTCAGAAATTGTTAATTCTAATGTTTTTGATGAAgccaaaaggaaaatataaaccCAATTTGGTATTCAATGTCAATATAGGATATAATAGCAATTCTTGTCCAACTTCGTTTATATGGGGAGAAGGGGGTTTAGAAAATTTAGTGGTTTATGAACCTGAGAAGAGAGAATAATGTGTTTAGGATATTTACATTACATGATATAGATTGGAAAAGgaaattaattattgaaaatgcCGACTTGAAGGATTTGTGAGGCAACAACAAAACTAAAGAGTGtcaaacttatatatatatatatgtatatatatcttGTAGTTTTGAGTGCATTGAATTTGGAGTGTAATTTTCTCGTCTGGGACAATCCATCCTTGCATGACCATACCTTTCGATTGAATTGTACTAAATCTAGATGGCTCAATAAGAGTTAAGCAATTTCGAGGATAAGTTAGATATATATTACAAACTAGATGTAACATGCTAAAAGTTTTGTAACATAGGTTATATAATCTATGAGCAATGGAGCTTTTTAGCACACAAAACAAACGAAGACACCACCCCAAagacaaaataagaaaaaaaaaaaaaaggaggaatcTTTTAGGAAAAttaccacaaaaaaagaaataaagaaagaaagaaaaacttattttatattttttggagaGACAAACACACACACCATGTACTCCACTCAAAGACCGtggtaaaacattttttattttttatttaattagaaaCACGCATCAGTTCTACACTCATAATATAATAGAGTCTTTTGGATATAAATTTATTACAATAACTCACAAGAAGTAAAATTAAAGTATCAAGATCCAGAGTTAAATGAGGCACTACAAAAGATGTTATTATCAATAGACTATTACTTAAACCTTGCTCGGCTTCACTTGGCTTCATATCTTCAACGAGTAAGGACGGTGTTTTTTATGTACAGAATGAATCAAATTTGATTGGGATATGAGATATCTTGGCCCAATCCTCTCCTCTCTCCTTGTGGCAGCATTGTCTCAAGTATAGGACACTCTCTGATAGTTACTTGTATAGGTGCAGTCTGAATGAGGTGTGGCAGTGCCTTTAGCTTGGGGCAGCATTCAATTGTCAAGCAACTGAGTCTCGGCATTATCAAACAATCTTCTCTCCAGCTTGTCCAGTCATACCAGTCTTCCCACTCTGTCAGGCCAAAAAACCCGAGTCTCTTCAGTTTTGGGAATGCAATTTTTGTAGATGCGGTTAGTACATCATCTGTGTTTGGAATGCTATCATGTGCATCCTCCCCCAAAAATCTATGGCTCATGGTCTTTACATGATACATATACCATATTTCTAGTAACTCAAGGGAAGGGAGATTTCCCAAAGGAGGCAAATTCTCACagttttcacaatttttgagtATAAGCTCTCTCATGTTGGTTAACATCATTATCCAACTTGGCAACCTAGTGCCTTGGTAGTAGAGTATGTGTAAGGATGCCAGATTTGGATTTGGCTGCAATTCTTCAattacatcatcatcatcatcatcattgtgaatTCCTCCCTCTCTTTTCTGACCATAGAAATCCAGCCTCAAACCCAAAAGgtttttcttgttcttcaatTCTGCTTTCTTAGACTCACCCCCACTTATCAAATTTTCTAGCCCATCCAAGTAAAGAATCCCTTGGAggtgtttcatattttttaacagTACCATATTACATGCCTTTTTAACACCATCGCCTCTCACAATGAACTTGCTCAATGTTCGAAGAGAACTTAATTTTCCAATTCCTTTAGGAAACTTCCTTAGATTTGAGGTCTCTTCAAGCTCAAGATGCCTCAAGTTGATAAGTTTCCCAATCCCTTGAGTTAGTCTCTTGAGGCTTTGACACCAATTAAGGATCAGGGATTCCAAATTGCTCAAATCACACACTGCTTCAGGCAATTCATGCAATCTAGTGTTTTTACTCAAGTTAAGGTATCTTAAATGCATCAAGTTGCGTACCTTGACAGGAACTTCTTTAATTGCAGCAGCATTTAAATCTAATGCCCTAAGCCGTGTCAAATTATCGAATAAATGAGGTAGAGCAATGTCTTCGGCCAGATTCAAGAGAGTGCGTGAATTGACTGCATTGTAATTGAAGACGGGCATTTGCGCATCTGATGCACATGTCAAGGTTAAGTGACGAACCTTTTTGTAGAATGCATCCATGCTTGGCTTTTTTTTACTGTCAACCTCCATGATAACACATTCGTTTCTTGTAAGAAATTGTGCAAAGTCGTGAACTATGTCATGCATCTTGCACTGTATTATGCTACCATCATCATCTTTTATGAAATCCTGGAACAAAGAGTGTGCAGCTAGGCTTTCAAAGTACTCCTGACCAGTTACTTCCATCTCTCTACTTCGCGAGGAGCTGAGGTAACCTTGTGCCATCCACAATTTGATCAAAACATCCTTCTTTATTTCATAATCTTTGGGAAAGATGgcacaaaataagaaacacCGTCTTATTGCAGAGGGCAAATCATATAAGCTAAACAATAGAGGAGGTAGAAGGCCCTTTTCAGCCTCTTCCAATTCCCAAATCTCACTATCCAGAACATTCTGCCACTCTGCTTTAGTTCTTCTAAAACGCATGAGTGACCCTAGAGTTTTTGCAGCAAGAGGCAGACCCTTACACTTGGAAACAATCTTCTTGCCAATTTCTTCTAATGTTTCACAGTCTTCACTAGCCCTTCCAAGAAATGCCAACTGACTAAACAACCACCAAGTGTCCCCCTCAGACAAATTCTGCAGCTGGAACATACATGAGCTTCCCATCATCTGTGCTACCCTCTCCTTACGTGTGGTCACCAAAATTGTACTTCCTTTAGCACCATGCTGAAGACAATGTTTCAAAGGCTCCCACTTTTTGTAATCCTCAACCCACACATCATCTAGGACAATAAGGAGCTTCCTTTCCTTGATGGATTTACACATGTTTTGCAGGACACTTTCCAGTTCAACTAAACTTGGACCCGATTGTCCAACTTGTTCAACTATTGCTTTGGCAATCCTAATCTCATCAAAAGGGTCAGAG
The Quercus lobata isolate SW786 chromosome 10, ValleyOak3.0 Primary Assembly, whole genome shotgun sequence DNA segment above includes these coding regions:
- the LOC115964081 gene encoding prolyl 4-hydroxylase 1 isoform X2; this encodes MFIGALFQLAFIRRLEASYEFPSSRRLQGNENDGYLQLPRGIPDWNNDKDARILRLGYVKPEIISWSPRIIVLHNFLSMEECDYLRAMALPRLEISTVVDTATGKGIKSSVRTSSGMFLNREEKKYPMIQAIEKRISVYSQVPVENGELIQVLRYEKSQYYQPHHDYFSDSFNVKYGGQRIATVLMYLSDNVEGGETYFPMAGSGECSCGGKKLKGMSVKPNKGDAVLFWSMGLDGQSDINSIHGGCEVLSGEKWSATKWMRQRALSPP
- the LOC115962932 gene encoding putative disease resistance protein RGA3, whose protein sequence is MGGIGKTTLAQLAYNDEEVKAHFDMRIWVCVSDPFDEIRIAKAIVEQVGQSGPSLVELESVLQNMCKSIKERKLLIVLDDVWVEDYKKWEPLKHCLQHGAKGSTILVTTRKERVAQMMGSSCMFQLQNLSEGDTWWLFSQLAFLGRASEDCETLEEIGKKIVSKCKGLPLAAKTLGSLMRFRRTKAEWQNVLDSEIWELEEAEKGLLPPLLFSLYDLPSAIRRCFLFCAIFPKDYEIKKDVLIKLWMAQGYLSSSRSREMEVTGQEYFESLAAHSLFQDFIKDDDGSIIQCKMHDIVHDFAQFLTRNECVIMEVDSKKKPSMDAFYKKVRHLTLTCASDAQMPVFNYNAVNSRTLLNLAEDIALPHLFDNLTRLRALDLNAAAIKEVPVKVRNLMHLRYLNLSKNTRLHELPEAVCDLSNLESLILNWCQSLKRLTQGIGKLINLRHLELEETSNLRKFPKGIGKLSSLRTLSKFIVRGDGVKKACNMVLLKNMKHLQGILYLDGLENLISGGESKKAELKNKKNLLGLRLDFYGQKREGGIHNDDDDDDVIEELQPNPNLASLHILYYQGTRLPSWIMMLTNMRELILKNCENCENLPPLGNLPSLELLEIWYMYHVKTMSHRFLGEDAHDSIPNTDDVLTASTKIAFPKLKRLGFFGLTEWEDWYDWTSWREDCLIMPRLSCLTIECCPKLKALPHLIQTAPIQVTIRECPILETMLPQGERRGLGQDISYPNQI